aaaaataatGGGAAGGTGGGTGGTTCAAAAGGGAATCATCTCAAATGGGGAAAATTCATTTTAAATCTTTGTGTAATTAAGTAAAGCATCTTGATTAAGCAACACATATAATGACATGGCACCTAAACATTAATGACCAGGGTTCCAAAATCGTAGTTAAACTAATCTAAACGGAGGAAGGCCTTTTGGGTCATTTAAATTTGTTGGGAAGTGATGCAGCTGACCCAATCCTACTTTCATACTTTATACCCAAGCACACGTCGCCGTGCCGTTGAACCCAACCTCCCCCCAATATATACTGCCAAAGAAACAGAGTCCTCCGCTTCCCCACCTCACCCGTTCCATATATAAACCCCAAATCCCTTCTCTTCTCCCAAAACCCTTCTTTCTGCTTCTCTCTGTTTTCGTCTCTACGCTAAGGACTCCAGAAACCCTCCGTTCATCCAAGACCCATCTCTTTTTTCCTCTGTTTTTTATCACATGGCGAAGCCTTCCATGAAAACATCAATAGTGGTGATGGCCGATGCAGCTTCGTGGTTCTGTGCTATTGCGCTGGTGGCCCTGATCCTGGTGAGCTCCCTGAGAGAGAGTTCTCCGGCGAGTGAACCCGTGAAGGGCACCCAACTTCTCGACCGGCCGTGCGACGAAATCTATGTCGTCGGAGAAGGGGAGACTCTCCACACCATCAGCGACAAGTGCGGCGACCCCTTCATAGTGGAGCAGAACCCACACATCCATGACCCAGATGATGTCTTCCCCGGGCTCGTCATCAAAATAACTCCCTCAAAGCACAGGAAATTATTGAGGAGGTAGTCGCGAtcgattatatatataaatatatatattcacagagatcaAAGGCTTCACAGATTGATACGGGGACAGGGTTGtattatataataacatatacatacatatatatatatatatatatatatgtatgtttatgcCTATATGTAGATTGGATTAAGTCAAAAACTCTTTGAATTTTGGATTTTCagcttttttttctttcttccataCCCTTTTCCTTCTGTATAAAGGAGATGACGAAGATGATGTTTTGAATAATTTTTCGTAGTCTGTATAATATATTTCGATCAAATTTTCTCTCGCTGGAATTATTGGAGCTGTTTTCTGTGCTCTCTGTGTGAACATAGAGATGGTTTGGGTAATAATTTATggtttttttattgtttttctggTTTGGTGTGTTCTTGGTGGAGTTATCTGAGATATAACGTATGCGAAATCTTTTTTTCCTTGGTGAGAGAATTGGGTTTTATGTTTTTgaattttcttctatttttggATAATTCAGATGGCCAGcttttattcttattttatatGGTCATTTTGTTCTTTCCTATCCGAATTTTGGTTTTCTCCGTATCATAGCTCGAATAGAACAATTTTTTGATGATTTTATTAGGAATTGAGATTGTATTTGGAAgtttacatttaaattttaaattttaaatttttaaaatttgaatgaaatttaatataattttacattatattttacttaaatttacacaaattcaaaCTCGACATAATTCTAGCAGTTTAGTATTTTTATGCtcaaattagaaaataaaaatggttttatcaaaaatataataaataggtAAAGGAGAGACCATAATTCTTAATTTGAAAAGATAAAGAATAAAGTTTATTTTTGACTCAAATAATTTAACAAAAGTTATGGAGCTGGACTAAAAGTAATAACTAACCAATTCTTCATCTTGAACcttgtttatttaatttgaattattaaatatttcaggaaaatgATAGACATTTTGAAAGTTTGTGTCT
The Malania oleifera isolate guangnan ecotype guangnan chromosome 13, ASM2987363v1, whole genome shotgun sequence DNA segment above includes these coding regions:
- the LOC131146565 gene encoding uncharacterized protein LOC131146565, whose amino-acid sequence is MAKPSMKTSIVVMADAASWFCAIALVALILVSSLRESSPASEPVKGTQLLDRPCDEIYVVGEGETLHTISDKCGDPFIVEQNPHIHDPDDVFPGLVIKITPSKHRKLLRR